A window of the Actinobacillus genomosp. 1 genome harbors these coding sequences:
- the galK gene encoding galactokinase: protein MKPQQLAIQKFAEHYGYSAAQTVFAPGRVNIIGEHTDYNDGFVMPCAINYGMAVSFSKRDDSVWRVYAIDIDEQDEFDLSQPIEPSEHKWANYVRGVVKYIQEKCPQFKQGADLAMTSDVPMSSGLSSSAALEVSIGKTAQVLGDLPLGLAEIALIGQQAENNFVGANCGNMDQLTSALGQKDQVIMIDCRSLEITPTPVPHGYSIAIINSNVKHDLVTGEYNSRRQECEFAAKFFGAKALRDVTPEQFIERAAELQAQNELAYKRAKHIISENQRVLEAVEALQAKDMVKLGQLMAGSHDSMRDDFEITIPEIDYLVELAQVAIGKNGGARMTGGGFGGCIVCLVPDEKVEHLRQVIAENYEKQTGIKETFHLCTACDGVHLI, encoded by the coding sequence ATGAAACCACAACAACTTGCGATACAAAAATTTGCCGAGCATTACGGCTATTCGGCTGCTCAAACCGTATTCGCTCCGGGACGAGTCAATATTATCGGTGAACACACCGATTACAATGACGGCTTTGTAATGCCTTGTGCAATTAACTACGGTATGGCGGTCAGCTTTAGTAAACGTGACGATTCGGTTTGGCGAGTCTATGCGATTGATATTGATGAACAAGATGAGTTCGACCTTAGCCAACCGATTGAACCGTCCGAACATAAATGGGCGAATTACGTACGTGGAGTCGTGAAATATATTCAGGAGAAATGTCCGCAGTTTAAACAAGGGGCGGATTTAGCGATGACCAGCGACGTACCGATGTCTTCCGGTTTAAGCTCGTCCGCCGCATTAGAAGTTTCAATCGGTAAAACCGCACAAGTGTTAGGTGATTTACCGCTCGGTTTAGCTGAAATCGCCTTAATCGGACAACAAGCGGAGAATAACTTCGTTGGTGCTAATTGCGGTAATATGGATCAACTTACCTCGGCGCTCGGACAAAAAGATCAAGTGATTATGATTGATTGCCGTTCGTTAGAAATTACCCCTACACCGGTTCCGCACGGTTATTCAATTGCGATTATCAACTCTAACGTAAAACACGACTTAGTGACCGGCGAATATAACAGTCGCCGTCAAGAATGTGAATTTGCCGCCAAATTCTTTGGGGCGAAAGCATTGCGTGATGTTACGCCGGAGCAATTTATTGAGCGAGCGGCTGAATTACAAGCCCAAAATGAGTTAGCTTATAAACGTGCAAAACATATCATTAGCGAAAATCAGCGTGTATTAGAAGCGGTTGAAGCGTTACAAGCGAAGGATATGGTCAAACTCGGTCAATTAATGGCGGGTTCGCATGACTCTATGCGCGATGATTTTGAAATTACCATTCCGGAAATTGATTACTTAGTCGAATTGGCACAAGTGGCAATCGGTAAAAACGGCGGCGCACGTATGACCGGCGGCGGCTTCGGCGGTTGTATCGTTTGCTTAGTTCCGGATGAGAAAGTGGAACATTTACGCCAAGTCATTGCGGAAAATTACGAAAAACAAACCGGTATTAAAGAAACTTTCCACCTTTGTACCGCTTGTGACGGCGTTCATCTCATTTAA